From one Anabas testudineus chromosome 21, fAnaTes1.2, whole genome shotgun sequence genomic stretch:
- the nyx gene encoding nyctalopin, which yields MTVIAFTVSVLCLLPQAVLARWACARACPPSCSCTQEKSCSVLCDRSGLAELPKEFPCEAAAINLDKNRLKFLSERAFGTLPSLKSLSLDHNNISFITPGAFKGLANLVELKMAHNEYISYLHTRTFTGLKKLVRLDLSDCNLFNIPDRIFIEQTALRELLCFQNNFRRIPGAIRGMENLTHIYLERNKIEAVAYNSLLSLGSLRYLNLQENRINVIHEQAFQDLVRLENFYLNDNLLSDLPRLAFRGLIHLKMLNLGGNQLTNVSKTWFSDLVEVEILYLDRNQLLYIEEGTFENLTSLITLHLNSNNLTTLPFPVFQPIYFLGRLYLFKNPWECDCSLEWLKDWMENYKLVRDIPCASPSSVAGLDLSEVVFTKVNGTCVDPAELNLTTASSEVASTTENRFHSLISKLLQQELREEMGNGTESRRNGTLVEPEDGQLSAGVRGQRAQMSQSLLCFIVLWLIFGLISQSGTDLCLYCT from the exons TCTCTGTGCTGTGCCTGCTGCCCCAGGCGGTGCTGGCGCGGTGGGCCTGTGCTCGAGCCTGTCCGCCGTCCTGCTCCTGCACTCAGGAGAAGAGCTGCAGCGTCCTGTGTGACCGCTCCGGCCTGGCCGAGCTGCCCAAAGAGTTCCCCTGCGAGGCCGCCGCCATCAACCTGGACAAGAACCGACTCAAGTTCCTGTCTGAAAGGGCCTTCGGTACCCTGCCCTCACTCAAGTCTCTGTCTCTGGACCATAACAACATCTCCTTCATCACACCTGGAGCCTTTAAG GGCCTCGCCAACTTGGTGGAACTGAAGATGGCTCACAACGAGTACATCAGCTACCTTCACACACGGACGTTCACGGGCCTGAAGAAGCTGGTGCGTCTGGACCTGTCCGACTGTAACCTCTTCAACATCCCCGACCGCATCTTCATAGAGCAAACGGCGCTGAGGGAGCTGCTCTGCTTCCAGAACAACTTCAGGAGGATCCCCGGAGCCATCAGAGGCATGGAGAACCTGACCCACATCTACCTGGAGAGGAACAAGATAGAGGCGGTGGCCTACAACTCCCTGCTGAGCCTGGGGAGCCTCCG GTACCTGAACCTCCAGGAGAACCGTATCAACGTGATCCACGAACAGGCCTTCCAGGACCTTGTGCGGCTGGAGAATTTCTACCTCAATGACAACCTGCTGTCTGATCTGCCCCGGCTCGCCTTTAGGGGCCTCATTCACCTCAAGATGCTGAATCTTGGGGGGAACCAGTTAACCAACGTTTCCAAGACCTGGTTCAGTGAcctggtggaggtggagatcCTGTACCTGGACAGGAACCAGCTGCTGTACATCGAGGAAGGCACCTTTGAGAACCTGACCAGCCTCATCACGCTGCACCTGAACAGCAACAACCTCACCACCCTCCCCTTCCCGGTTTTCCAGCCCATCTACTTCCTGGGTCGCCTCTACCTCTTCAAAAACCCCTGGGAGTGCGACTGCTCCCTCGAGTGGCTGAAGGACTGGATGGAGAACTACAAGCTGGTGCGGGACATCCCGTGCGCCTCACCTTCCTCCGTGGCGGGGCTGGATCTCAGCGAGGTGGTCTTCACCAAGGTGAACGGGACGTGCGTGGACCCCGCAGAGCTGAACCTGACCACGGCCTCCTCAGAGGTCGCCTCCACCACGGAGAACCGCTTCCACAGCCTTATCtccaaactgctgcagcaggagctcCGAGAGGAGATGGGGAACGGGACTGAGAGTCGCCGCAACGGGACTCTGGTGGAGCCCGAGGACGGGCAGCTCTCtgcaggggtcagaggtcagcgGGCTCAGATGAGCCAATCACTTCTGTGCTTCATTGTCCTGTGGCTCATCTTTGGTTTGATCAGCCAATCAGGAACGgatttatgtctttattgcaCATGA